TGATGTACACCACCCACCCCCTATCCTTGAGGGTCTCAACGAGCTTCCATGCGTTCGTCATGTCGTTTTCATCCTCTATCTCGACTCCGTACTCGGCCTTGATTTTCTCGAACACTTCTTTCATGTTCTCCCCCAGAGGAACTAGTCAAGGAGATTAAAAACCTTTGAGTGACTTGAGGAGGAGCCTCACCGCGACCATTATCAGAAGCACCGAGAACAGTATCTTAAACCGCCTTGGATGAAGCTTCGGAACCAGCCTGGCCCCCACGGCAGCCCCTATTATGAGACCCGGGGACAGCAGGAGCGCCGTTTGAAGGTCCACCTGCCCGAGTCCGATGTGGGTGGCCGTTCCCACCAGGGCCGTGAAGAACAGGGCGAGGCTGGACGTTCCAACAGCGTAGTTCACGGGGAGACCCGCGAGGGTGTGGAAGAGGGGGACGTTCAATACCCCTCCACTGACCCCCAGGAGTCCGGAAGTCAGGCCGGAGAGGGCACCGATCAGCGGAACCTTCCGATAATTTATCCTCAGTGCCTCCCCGCGGTTTCTTACATCGTTTCGTTTGACGAAGACGTAGGCAACGTAGATTAGGAGAAGGCCGAATACCACCTCCAGGACGTTTGAGTTCAGCATTCCCGAGAGGTACGCGCCTATAACCGCGGCAGGGATTGAAAAGACCTCCTTCAGAAAAGCCACCCGGTAGAGAACCCTGCCTGCCCGGATGTGGGCGTATGCGGAGGAGAGTGAGCTTATCGTTATGCACGCGAGGCTGGTTCCGATAGCCATGTGAATGGGCAGTCCAAGGAACACCAGCGAGGGAACTATGAGGAACCCGCCTCCGACTCCAAACAGACCCGCTATAGTGCCTATGAGGGTACCGATTAAAACGGCCATCGCAGGGTTAAGCATTCCGCATCGGCCCGGTATCCCCGGGAAGGTTTATATAATTTAGCCGGATGATTACACTTCGGCCAAAAATTTTTGAACTTTGGAGCCTTAGGAATCTAGATGGAAATGGGGTGGAAAAAGTACTGGCTGATGGTGCTTCTCGTCTTTGTGATAACCCAGCCGGGCTCGATAACCTTCGCCAACTGGGACGCACCCTACGGCTTTTACAAGGACCTCTCGGTCTGGCTCGGCTCCGCCGCTGGGGGATTGCTGCTGGTGCTCACCTACGACCTGTACGAGTGGAGGAATGGAAAGCTGAGCTCCGTGAATCTTCTTCTGGTTGGGGTTATCCTCGTCCTAACGGCCATAATCGGCTATCGCGCTGAGCTTGCGCTCGGAGGTGAGATGGGCTACGGAAGCGGGAACATAGTGCTTTTTGTTATTGGGGGGCTCATTGGGTTCACATTGTCCGTAATGCTGCTTATAGTCTCTCTACTGCACATCCTGACGGGAGAGCTCTATTATCCCTATGATAGGCCTCTGGTGATTGCGTGGCTGGTCATGATGGTTACAACGCTCCTCCTTGGGGCGGCTTATCTGAAGGAAAGAAGGAGAGGAGAACTCACGGAACAGGAAGGCCGAGACCCTTCAGAATCATCCTCAGAGCCAAGAGGGCCATGACGACCGCGAAGGCCTTCTTAAGACTGTCCGCCCTCGTTCTCTTCGCTATTCTCGCACCGAGCTGGGCGCCTATGATGAGGCCTGGCACGAGGAGAACCAGCCACTGGGTCTCCACATTGCCCATGGCGTAGTGCTTGAGAGCTCCAGCCGTTGCCGTGAAGACTATCGCAAAGCTTGAAGTTGCCACCGCGTAGTGTATCGGCAGGCCGAGGTAAGTCAGGAAGGGCACGTTGATTATGCCCCCACCTACGCCGAGGAGGCCGCTGGCTATCCCCGCGAAGAAGCCTCCAAGTGGAACCAGCTTGTAGTTAACCTCAACGTCCTCGAGCCTGACTTCACTCGGTTCGGCCGTTTTCTTGCGGTATATCCTCACCGCGACCATAATCAGCGCGAGACCGAAGATTACCTTCAGCTGGGCAGCACTTATAAAAGAAGTCAGCCACGCGCCGATGTAGGCACCGATTACGGCCGTTGAGGCCAGCAGAAGGCCGGCCTTGTAATGTATCCTCCTCTGCCTTGAGTACGCTACCGCCGAGCTGAGGGATGTAAAGACGACAGCCGCGCTCGATGTGCCCACCGCGTGGTGTATCTCGACGCCGAGGAAGTTCAGCGTCGGAACTATCAGGAACCCACCCCCGAGGCCAAAGAGCGCCGCGAGTATGCCGATGAATATCCCAACTGCGAAGTAGCCGACGTATTTTAGCACCAAATCACCCCCAGAGCCCTTTGCTACGCAAAGCGCTCGCGGAAAGTCTTTTAACTGTCAGACCTTGATTTCTCCTGAGATAGGGTGCTTCTTCATCTGTAACTCTCCCATTGTTCGCTCCATTTAGCATGCCCAACGGCGAATGAGTGCGAACCTCCCCAAAGGTACTCATCTCTTGGACACCCTCCCTAAGAGGCTTCTTAGGGTTCTCTTGTCGTTCCTGGCGAGAACCCCTGACCCTCAAAGTTCAAACGCTATCGCCTCTATGAGTTTTATCAGGGCCTCGAGGTCGGCCAGATGAAGGGTCTCGACCTCGCTGTGGAGGTACCTTATCGGAACGCTCAAAGCGAGAACCTCGCTCTTATGCTGGAAGGCCGATGCATCCGTTCCGCCGCCTGTGACACCTATCTGAAGGGGAACCTCGTTCCTCGACGCTATCTCGGCAACCTTTCTGGCGAGCTCCCTCGTGTAAATCGCGGAGTTATCAACAGCCCTTATCACCGCTCCCCCGCCGAGCTTCACATCACCGGTCAGGTCACCGCAGCAGGCAAAGGAGTCTACAGCAAAGGCGTACTTTGGAGTGTAATGCTCGGCCAGGAACTTTGCTCCTTTGAGGCCAATCTCCTCCTGCACGGTGAAGGCAAAAATCCACCTTCCGTCCAAATCGTGGTCCACCAGGTCCTTTATTGCCTCAATTAAAGCGACGACGCCGAAGCGGTCATCCAGCGAGCGGGTTGAAACGTAGCGGTGGTTGAGAACCGCAAAATGCTTCTTGAAGACCGCGTAATCAAGCGCCTTGACCCCAAGGGCTTCCGCCTCCCTCTTGCTCTCGGCACCGATGTCTATGACCAGCTCCCTCCAGGGAACCGTGTCGAACTTTCTTTCGAGGTTGAGGTGCACCGGAAGGGCACCTATGACGCCGTCGAGCTTTCCGTTCTCGGTTATAACATCAAAATGCCTCCCGTAGAGAAGCCTGTCGTCTATTCCTCCGATTTTCCTGAAGGTGAGCTTTCCGTCCGGCCTTATTCCAGTGATTAGAAGGCCTATCTCGTCCATGTGGGCCATGAAGATGCCCTTAAGTTCGCCCTCGCCGAGCTCGACTATGAGATTCCCAATGGTATCAACCGCATAGTCGGCGTAGGGTTCAATCCATTCCTTTATCTTCTCCCTCACCCTCTCCTCGTAGCCCGAAATTCCGGGAATCTGCGTTATCTCCCTCAGCTCTTCAACGAGCATGATATCACCTCAGAGCATCCTCACCTTCTCCGGCGGACAGATTTCGACCACTTCACGGTTCACCAGGGTGTCCGGAACCTCGCCGCGGAGAATCGCGAGGAGATTCTTAACCGCCTGGAATCCCATATCCTCCATGGCCTCCTTTGAGAGACCTGCGTAGTGGGGCGTTAGGACGGTCTCCCACTCGTGCTTGAACAGCTCGTGCTCCTGAATCGGCTCGTTCTCGAAGACGTCGCTCGCGTAGCCCTTCAGCTTTCCTTCCTCGATGGCCTCCACGAGGGCCTTCTCGTCCACGAGGGTTCCGCGTCCGATGTTGACGAGGTACTTGCCTTCGAGGAGCTTTAGTCTCTCCGCGTTGATTATGTGGTAGGTCTCTGGAAGGGCGGGAAGGGCCAAAATCACGATATCGCTCTCCCTCAGGACGTCGTCGAGGGGAAGGTATCTCGCGTTTACTTCTTCCTCTATATCGGGCTTCCGAGAGCGGGACCAGTAGAGTATCTCCGTCCCCATCGCCTTCATTCTTCGTGCTATGGCCTTTCCTATGGCGCCCATCCCGAGGATTCCAACCTTTTTCCCATAAACGGTCTCTATACCCTTGAAGCCGCCCCATATCGTCCGGTGGGAGTCCCACTTGCCGGCGCGGATGAACCTGTCGGAGTAGGCTATCTTCCTGAGGAGTGCTATGGTCAGGCCAACGGCGAACTCAGCGACGGCCTCGCTCAGAACACCGGAAACCTTGGTGACGTATATTCCCCTTTCGGTTGCAGCTTTAACGTCAACGTGGTCGTAACCGGCGGAATGGCAGCTTATCACCCTCAGCCTGTCGGCCCTCTCGATAACCTCACGGGGGAACGGGTTCAGTGGAGAGAGTATCACCGCGTCGAATTCTCCTATTCGCTCCTTCAGTTCATCAACGTCGGGATACAGGATGAACTCGACGTCCGCGTATTTCCTGAGTTCCTCAACGGGTTTGCTCTTCATCTTAAAGAGAACGGCCACCTTTGGCCTCATAGTATCACCTTAAGATGCTTATCGAAACGAGCCTAAAAGGTTTTTGCATGGAATTCCTCAAAATTCCGGCCCGGCACCGGGAAAACTTAAAAACTTTTCCGGTTTCTCCCTTTAGGTGGTGTAGATGGGTAAGGTGGAGAGGAAGAAGTGGAGCGAGGAGTTCAGCGAGTGGTACAACGAGCTGATTGAAACGGCCGGAATCCAGGACAAGCGCTATCCGGTCAAGGGGATGAACATCTGGCTCCCGTACGGGCTGAAAATCATGAGGAACATTGAGAGGTTCATACACTCCGAGATGGAGAGGACCGGGCACGATGAGGTTCTGTTCCCGGCGCTCATCCCTGAAACCGAGTTCCAGAAGGAGGCCGAGCACATAGCCGGCTTCGAGGGCGAGGTATTCTGGGTCACCCATGCCGGTCACGACCCCCTCGACGTTAGGCTCATCCTTCGCCCGACGAGTGAAACCGCTATGTACTCGATGTTTTCCCTGTGGATCCGCTCCCACGCGGATCTGCCCTTCAAAATCTACCAGATAGTTAACGTTTACCGCTACGAGACCAAGCACACGAGGCCATTAATCCGCGTCAGGGAGATAAGCCGCTTTTTCGAGTCGCACACCGCCCACGACAGCTTTGAGGACGCGGAGAGGCAGATAAAGGAGGACCTCGAGATATTCGACAGGCTTGCAAGGTTCCTAGCCCTGCCCTACATAGTCTCCAAGAGGCCCGACTGGGACAAGTTCCCCGGTGCCTACTACTCCCTCGGGGCAGAGGTCATGATGCCCGACGGCAGGACTCTCCAGATCGGAACCATGCACAACTACCGCCAGAACTTCGCGAAGGCCTACAACATCCAGTACGAGACGGAGAGTGGAGACCACGAGTACGTCCACCAGACCACCTTCGGAATGAGCGAGCGCCTTCTCGCGGCTGTCATAGCCATACACGGCGACGACAGGGGAATGGTTCTGCCTCCGACGGTGGCCCCGATACAGGTCGTGATCGTGCCGATTCCTAAGAAGGACGCCGAGGCCGACGTCTTCGCCTACGCCCGCGAGATAGCGGAGGAGCTTAGGACGGGGGGTCTCAGAGTCCACGTTGACGAGCGTGACATAAGGCCGGGAAGGAAGTTCTACGATTGGGAGCTCAAGGGAGTCCCCCTCCGTGTGGAGGTCGGTCCGAGGGACGTTGCGGGCAGAAAAGCCGTTATAGCCAGGCGCGACACCCTTGAGAAGGTCACGGTTGAGCGCGATACCATCGTTGATGAGGTTAGGAAAACCCTCGATGCGATTCATGAGAACCTGTACGTCCGTGCCAGGGAGTTCCTTGAGAGCCACATAAAGCGCGTCGAGACCATAGAGGAAGCCAAGGCCGTCTTCGAGGACAGGCGCGGAATAGTGGAGATAGCATGGTGCGGCGAGGAGAGCTGTGGACTTGAGATGGAGGAGATACTCGACGCCAAGATGCTTGGAACGCCCTACCCCGAGGAGAAGGCCAAAGCTCCAGAGGGCAAGAAGTGCCCGGTCTGTGGCAGGGAGGCAAAATTTGTGGCGAGGTTCGCAAGAACCTACTGATCTCTTTTTTCAGCTTTACTTTTGACGTTCAAAGGAATAAAGAAGAGGAATCAGGCGGTCTGATTCTCAAGGGAGGCGAGCGCCTCTTCGAGGACCTCAACGGCCTGGCTCATGTAGAGGTAGGCCTTCCTTATGTGGACGCTGAAGACGACCCAGCTGAGGGTGCGGCTTCCCTGGGGGATGCCGTAGGTGAGGGCCTGGTTGTACTCGGCGCTCGCGTTGTTGTAAAGCTCCATGGCAAGGGAAAGGGTCTCGTTGCTGACGTTCATCTGAGCGCTGAGGTTGTAGAGCTCGTTGAACTTGTGCTCATCGCTCTGGTACAGGTAGTACCAGGCCATTGACTGCTTGATGAAGCTCTCATAGCTCCACGTTGCAGCGCTCACCGCCCCGGCGAAGGGGACGAGCACCAGGAGGAAAAGGGCCAGGATTGCAGCAACCTTCTTCATGGTTTCACCTCCAATACCTATTAATCCGTCCGGATTTTTAAATTCTTCCCTTCCCCAACGTTTAAAAAAGGGAGGTGGAATGCACCACCATGATTCTGGGAATCCACGACGGTCACGACGCGGGTGCGGCGCTCATTGACAGGGGTAGGGTATTCGCCGTCAACGAGGAGAGGCTCAACAGGGTCAAGAAGTACAGGGGCTTTCCGGTCCTGAGCGTGCGGAAAGTCCTGGAGATGGCGGGAGCTGGTCCAGAAGACGTTGAAATCATAGCCGTTGCGGGCATATTCCGGAAGCAGAAACGACTTCTTGAGCTTGAGGGGAACCTCCGCGCACTCTTCGGGCCCGAGTTTAAACGGAAGATCCTTTTCGTTGAGCATCACCTAGCCCATTCGGCATCGGCCTACTACACCTCTGGCTGGAGAGATGCTCTCGCCGTAAGCATTGATGCCGCTGGAGACGGACTGAGCTCCTCGATTTACGTCGCGAGAGATGGGGAGATGGTCAGGATAGCCCAGAGCACCTACCTCGACTCCCTGGGGGATTTCTACGCCTCCGTTACCGAGCTTCTGGGCTTCAAACCGATGCGCCACGAGGGCAAGGTAATGAGTCTCGCCGCCTACGGGAGGCCAACCTACGATTTAAGCTCGATCATAGAGCTCAACGGGCTAAGCTTCGACAATCATCTCGGGCTCATCGGGATCGAAGCAACGAGGAAGCTCGCCGAGTTCTTTGGCTATCCCCTTTCGAAGGCAAAGGAAACTGCCATGGAAATGAAGCGCGGAAAGCTTGAGGGTAAGCTCCAGAAAAAGGCCATGGAGATAGCGGCAAGCGCTCAGGCCCATCTGGAGAGGCTGATTGAGGAGCTGGGAGTTAAACTAACGGATAGAGGCCTTCCCATTGCCTACGCTGGGGGAGTTGCCCAGAACGTCAAGGCGAACGCGGTTCTGAGGAA
The Thermococcus radiotolerans genome window above contains:
- a CDS encoding sulfite exporter TauE/SafE family protein, with product MLNPAMAVLIGTLIGTIAGLFGVGGGFLIVPSLVFLGLPIHMAIGTSLACITISSLSSAYAHIRAGRVLYRVAFLKEVFSIPAAVIGAYLSGMLNSNVLEVVFGLLLIYVAYVFVKRNDVRNRGEALRINYRKVPLIGALSGLTSGLLGVSGGVLNVPLFHTLAGLPVNYAVGTSSLALFFTALVGTATHIGLGQVDLQTALLLSPGLIIGAAVGARLVPKLHPRRFKILFSVLLIMVAVRLLLKSLKGF
- a CDS encoding sulfite exporter TauE/SafE family protein is translated as MLKYVGYFAVGIFIGILAALFGLGGGFLIVPTLNFLGVEIHHAVGTSSAAVVFTSLSSAVAYSRQRRIHYKAGLLLASTAVIGAYIGAWLTSFISAAQLKVIFGLALIMVAVRIYRKKTAEPSEVRLEDVEVNYKLVPLGGFFAGIASGLLGVGGGIINVPFLTYLGLPIHYAVATSSFAIVFTATAGALKHYAMGNVETQWLVLLVPGLIIGAQLGARIAKRTRADSLKKAFAVVMALLALRMILKGLGLPVP
- a CDS encoding M42 family metallopeptidase → MLVEELREITQIPGISGYEERVREKIKEWIEPYADYAVDTIGNLIVELGEGELKGIFMAHMDEIGLLITGIRPDGKLTFRKIGGIDDRLLYGRHFDVITENGKLDGVIGALPVHLNLERKFDTVPWRELVIDIGAESKREAEALGVKALDYAVFKKHFAVLNHRYVSTRSLDDRFGVVALIEAIKDLVDHDLDGRWIFAFTVQEEIGLKGAKFLAEHYTPKYAFAVDSFACCGDLTGDVKLGGGAVIRAVDNSAIYTRELARKVAEIASRNEVPLQIGVTGGGTDASAFQHKSEVLALSVPIRYLHSEVETLHLADLEALIKLIEAIAFEL
- a CDS encoding 2-hydroxyacid dehydrogenase, which gives rise to MRPKVAVLFKMKSKPVEELRKYADVEFILYPDVDELKERIGEFDAVILSPLNPFPREVIERADRLRVISCHSAGYDHVDVKAATERGIYVTKVSGVLSEAVAEFAVGLTIALLRKIAYSDRFIRAGKWDSHRTIWGGFKGIETVYGKKVGILGMGAIGKAIARRMKAMGTEILYWSRSRKPDIEEEVNARYLPLDDVLRESDIVILALPALPETYHIINAERLKLLEGKYLVNIGRGTLVDEKALVEAIEEGKLKGYASDVFENEPIQEHELFKHEWETVLTPHYAGLSKEAMEDMGFQAVKNLLAILRGEVPDTLVNREVVEICPPEKVRML
- the proS gene encoding proline--tRNA ligase, with translation MGKVERKKWSEEFSEWYNELIETAGIQDKRYPVKGMNIWLPYGLKIMRNIERFIHSEMERTGHDEVLFPALIPETEFQKEAEHIAGFEGEVFWVTHAGHDPLDVRLILRPTSETAMYSMFSLWIRSHADLPFKIYQIVNVYRYETKHTRPLIRVREISRFFESHTAHDSFEDAERQIKEDLEIFDRLARFLALPYIVSKRPDWDKFPGAYYSLGAEVMMPDGRTLQIGTMHNYRQNFAKAYNIQYETESGDHEYVHQTTFGMSERLLAAVIAIHGDDRGMVLPPTVAPIQVVIVPIPKKDAEADVFAYAREIAEELRTGGLRVHVDERDIRPGRKFYDWELKGVPLRVEVGPRDVAGRKAVIARRDTLEKVTVERDTIVDEVRKTLDAIHENLYVRAREFLESHIKRVETIEEAKAVFEDRRGIVEIAWCGEESCGLEMEEILDAKMLGTPYPEEKAKAPEGKKCPVCGREAKFVARFARTY
- a CDS encoding pyrolysin — its product is MKKVAAILALFLLVLVPFAGAVSAATWSYESFIKQSMAWYYLYQSDEHKFNELYNLSAQMNVSNETLSLAMELYNNASAEYNQALTYGIPQGSRTLSWVVFSVHIRKAYLYMSQAVEVLEEALASLENQTA
- a CDS encoding carbamoyltransferase family protein, which produces MILGIHDGHDAGAALIDRGRVFAVNEERLNRVKKYRGFPVLSVRKVLEMAGAGPEDVEIIAVAGIFRKQKRLLELEGNLRALFGPEFKRKILFVEHHLAHSASAYYTSGWRDALAVSIDAAGDGLSSSIYVARDGEMVRIAQSTYLDSLGDFYASVTELLGFKPMRHEGKVMSLAAYGRPTYDLSSIIELNGLSFDNHLGLIGIEATRKLAEFFGYPLSKAKETAMEMKRGKLEGKLQKKAMEIAASAQAHLERLIEELGVKLTDRGLPIAYAGGVAQNVKANAVLRKIFGDDNLWVFPAMDDGGLAFGAAVFAKAQMDRLDGRWRPFRLEHVYLGPDYSSEQVEEFLRNGGVEFEEVDVSGFVSDALAEGKLVGFFQGSMEFGPRALGNRSILADPRDETVKERLNVALKRDVFQPFAPSLLWEKAEEYLEDLNGRPNEFMTMSYTASESFRELAPAVVHVDGTTRPQAVREEINPTYYGIIKAFERKTGMGAVLNTSFNMHGEPIVCSPEDALRTFRNAGLDVLVIEGFAVHGR